The genomic interval CACGGTTCCGCCCCGCGACCGGCCGGGGCGAGCGCGCATCGCCCTCGGGGCCCATGGCGAGGAGCTCGCCGCGCGGTTCCTCGCCGCGCGCGGCTTCGAGATCGTCGATCGGAACTGGCGCTGCCGCGCCGGCGAGCTCGACCTCGTCGCCCGGGACGCCGGCACGCTCGTCGGCGTCGAGGTGAAGACCCGCAGCGGTTCCGGCTACGGGCACCCGCTCGCCGCGATCACCGCGCGCAAGGCGCTCCGCCTCCGGCGACTCCTCTACGAATGGGTGCGCGCGCACGAGGAGCACCCGGAGCGGCTGCGCCTCGACGCGGTCGGGATCACGCTCGGGCCCGGCGCCCCGCGCATCGAGCATCTGGCGGGCATCTCGTGAGCGGGCTCGTGTGCCGCGCCGCCGCGGTCGCGCTCTCCGGGCTCTCCGGCACCGCCGTGATGGTCGAGGCCGCGGTCTCGCAGCAGCTGCCCGGCATGGCCATCATCGGGCTGCCCGACACCGCGCTGGCCGAGGCGAAACTGCGCGTGCGCACCGCCACCGCGCAGCTGGGCCTGCCGCTCTCCGACCGCTTCCTGACGGTCAACCTCTCGCCGGCCTCGCTCCCGAAGCACGGTTCCGGCTTCGACCTCGCGATCGCCCTCGCCGCCCTCGCCGCCTCGCGGCAGCTGCCGGCGGAACGCCTCGCGGGCATCGCGCACATCGGCGAGCTCGGCCTCGGCGGGGAGCTCCGCCGACCCGCGGGACTGCTCTCCGCCGTCATCGCGGCGCGCGGGCTCGGCTTCTCCCGGGTGATGGTGCCCGCCTCGGGCGGCGGCGAGGCGGCGCTCGTGCCGGGAATCGAGGTCGTCGCCGTCGCCGACCTCACCGCCGCCGTGGCCTGGTACCGGGGCGGGGCGGTGGCGGCCCCTCCGGCGACGGCACGGCCGGGACGAACGACGGCGCCCGGCTCCGCCCCGGGCGGACGGGCGCCCGGGGAATCCGGAGCGCCGGATGCGCCGCTCCCCGACCTGGCCGATGTCGTGGGTCAGGAGGAGGCGGTGGAGGCGATCGTCATCGCGGCAGCGGGACGGCACCATCTCTCGCTCTCGGGGCCGCCGGGCAGCGGGAAAACGCTCCTGGCGAGCCGCCTGCGCACCATCCTGCCCGAGCTCGGCGATGAGGAGTCGCTCGAGGCGAGCAGCATCGCCTCCCTCGGCGGCGCGCCCCTCACCGGACTCATCCGGATCCCGCCGTTCGAGAGCCCGCACCACACGGCGTCGCAGGTCTCCATCATCGGCGGCGGCTCCGGCGCGGAGATCCGCCCCGGCGCGATCACGCGCGCCAGTCACGGGGTGCTGCTCCTCGACGAGGCGCCCGAGTTCTCCCGCCATGTGCTCGAGGCGCTCAGGCAGCCGCTCGAGTCGGGCGTCATCGACATCCACCGCGCCCGGGTGCGCACGACGCTCCCCGCGAAGCTGCAACTGGTGCTCACCGCGAACCCCTGTCCCTGCGGCAACGCCGGGGCTCCGGACACCGCGCTCCAGTGCCGCTGCTCGCCGAGCACGCGGGTGCGCTACCAGCAGCGGATCTCCGGCCCGCTCGCCGACCGTCTCGATCTGCGGCTCACCCTGCATCGTGTGGCGCGGACGCTGTTCGCGGCGGGATCCGCGCCCGCGCTCACGAGCGCGAGCGCGGGCGAACGCGTGGCCGCCGCTCGATCCCGGGCGCTCGAACGGCTCAGGGGCACGCCGTGGCGCGTGAACGCGGAGGTCACCGGAGCGTGGCTGCGCAGTCCCCGCGCCCGGCTTCCTCGCAGCGACACCGCGGTGCTCGACCGCGCGATCGAGCGCGGTGCGCTGACGGCTCGCGGGTACCACCGCACGCTCCGGATCGCGTGGAGCATCGCCGATCTCGCGGGGCGCGAGCGCCCCGGACGCGACGAGGTCGCGCAGGCGCTCGTGCTCCGCGGCGGAGGCCCCTCGTGACCCCGGGAGGGCGCCCCGCCCGGGCCGTCCGCGCCGACGGGGAGCTGCGGGAGCGGCTCATCCGGCTGCTGCCCGGGGGCGCCGCCTCGGGGAGCGCCCCCGGAGCAGTCTCCCCCGGAGTCGCCTCCCCGGCCGAACTCCCGCAACCCGACGCCGACGCGCTGCTGGCGCATCTCGTCTGGTCGCGGCTCGTCGAGCCCGGGGACGGCGTCGCCGGGGCGCTCATCGACGCGCTCGGAGCCGCCGAGTCCCTGGAACTCGTCGCCTCGGGGACGGGGGCCGCGCGCCTCTGCGCGATCGCCGCGGACGGCGCATCCGGCGGCGACGGTGCGGCCGGCGCGACCGGCATGACCGGTGCGGCCGGCGTGACCGGTGCGGCCGGTGCGGCCGGTGCGGACGTGTTCGGCGGACCGGGCGGATCCCGCGCGCGGGGGACCGCGGATGCGGACGCGCCGGAAGACGATGCGCCGGGGCCGCTCACGCCCGCCCGCGTGCGCGCCGGGCTCGGACGCTGGCTCCCGCGACTGAGCCGTGCGGCGAGCCTCGAGGACATGGATCGCGGCATCGCGGCCGGGCTGCGCTTCGTGTCGCCCGGCTCGCTCTTCTGGCCGGATTCGCTGCAGGATCTCGGTCCGCACGCGCCGCTGGGTATGTGGATCCGGGGCGAGCCGGAACTGCTCGCGGCATTCTCGCTCGCGGTCGTCGGGGCGCGCGCGTGCACCGGATACGGCGCCCACGTCACCGCCGAGCTGGTGGACGGCGTCGCCTCGGCGGGGGTCGCCATCGTCTCGGGTGCGGCGTACGGCGTCGATGCGGTCGCCCATCGCACCGCGCTCGCCTGCGGGGCGCCGACCGTCGCGGTGCTCGCGGGCGGGGCGGACCGCCCCTACCCCGCCGCGCACGCCGAGCTGCTGCAGCGCATCGGCGCGTCGGGGCTCGTGTGCTCGGAGATGGCGCCGGGCTCCGCGCCGACCCGATGGCGCTTCCTCCAACGGAACCGGCTCATCGCCGCGCTCGCGCGCGCGACGCTCGTCACCGAGGCCGGTGTCCGCTCGGGCTCCTTGAACTCGGCCGGCCACACCGCCGAGCTCGGGCGGATGCTCGGGGCGGTGCCCGGACCGGTCACGAGCGCGGCCTCCGCGGGCTGCCACCGCCTGATCCGCGAGTACGGCGCGACGCTCGTCACGAACGCCGCCGAGGCGCGGGAGCTCCTCGGGCTCGCGGAGGACGACGCCCTGTTCGGGCTCGGGCTCGACGGTCGCGCTCCGTCCCGGGGACGCGACGCACCCCGGTCCGTCGTCCCCGCGCCGCACCCGCGCCGCTCGGCCGGGCCCGCGCCGCCCGACGGCGGAGCGCGCCATCCGACCGCGACGTCTGAGCCGGCCGCGCAGCCGCCCCCGAGGCAGCCCGCGCTCCACCGGCGCATCATCGATGCGCTGCCCCTGCGCGGGAGCCGGCGCACGGAGGAGGTCGGGCGCCTCGCCGGAGTCGATGCGCGCTCCGCGAACGGCGCGCTCGCGGAGCTGGAGCTCCTGGGATACGTCGCCCGACGCGAAACGCCGGAGGACGGGGAGACCGGATGGGCGCTGCTCCGGCGAGAATGAGGGCATGCACCTGGTGTCGGCGATCGCGGCGTTCCTCGACGCCGTGCGCCTGGAGTACGGTTACTCGACGCATACCGTCCGCGCCTACCGCCGGGACCTCGAGGATTTCCTCGCATTCGCGGAGGGCACCGGCGGCGGATCGGCCGCGGAGGTCGAGGCGGGCACGGGCGATTCCCCGAGCGCCGGCGGCGGCCCGGACGCTGCGAACGACCCGGGCTCAGTGAGCGGCCCGGACCCAGTGAGCGGCCCGGGCGCCATGGGCGGCGGAGACGCTCCTGCCGGGCTCGAGGTGTCCGCCTGCGATCTGGAGCTCATGAGGGCGTGGCTGTGGCAGCGCCAGCAGCGCGGCCTCGCCCCGACCACGCTCGCGCGGAACGTCGCCACGCTGAAGTCCTTCGGCTCCTGGCTGGAGCGCCGTCAGCTGGTCCCCGGCAACCCCGCCTCCCGTCTGCGCGCGCCGAAGGCGCCGCGGGAGCTCCCCCGGGTGCTCGCCGATGGGCAGATGACGCGGCTCCTCGACCGGGTCGCGAGACGCGCGGCGGACGGCGACCCCGAGGCCCTCCGCGATCTCGCCGTCCTGGAGCTGCTGTACGCGGCGGCGCTGCGCGTCTCCGAGCTCTGCACGCTCCCGATCGCCGGACTCGACCGGCGGGAGCGCACGGTCCGGGTGCTCGGCAAGGGCGGCAAGGAGCGGGTCGTGCCGCTGGGAGGCCCCGCCGCTCGCGCGATCGAGCGGTACCTCGTCGAGGGCCGCCCGATCCTCGCGGCCCGAGCCGCGACGCAGGGCACCGGCGCAGCGCGGCCCGATGCGCCGCTCTTCCTCGGCAACCGCGGCGGCGCCCTCGGCACGAACGCGGTGTACCGGCTCGTCGCCCGCGAACTGGCCGACGAGCCGGGCGGCGGCCCCCGAGGGCCCCACACCTTCCGGCACACGGCGGCCACGCATCTGCTCGACGGCGGCGCCGATCTGCGCATCGTGCAGGAGATGCTCGGCCACGCGAGCCTCTCCAGCACCCAGGTGTACACGCACGTCTCCACGGAGCGCCTCGCGCAGAGCTACCGTCAGGCGCACCCGCGCGCCTGAGCCCCGGCCGCCGCCCACCGGTCGGCATCCCTCAGCCGCCAGTGGTCGCCCGTCGGCCCCCAGGCAGCATCCGTCAGCCATCAGCCGTCAGCCGTCAGCCGTCCCAGGGCAGCAGCACCGGGCGATAGCGGAAATAGCGCAACGGATTGGCGTACTCCCCCGCCACGCGCACGCCGAGATGCACGCAGTCCGCATCGCAGTGCCCGCTGGCGGCGACGATCCCGACCGTCTCGCCCGCGGAGACCGCATCGCCCGCGGCGAGCGCGCTGCGCACCGGCTCCAGCGACACCACCGTGTCACGGTCCACCCGGAGGGAGAGGACCGGCCGGTCGACCACCACCCCGGAGAAGGAGACCGTTCCGGCGACCGGCGCCACGACGATCTCCCCGGGGTGCGCCGCCAGATCGATGCCGCGATGCCCCGCGCCGTAGCGATGCGGCGGCGCCCGGTAGGGGCCGACGACGTCGAGCGCTCGGCCGAGCGGCGGTGTCCACCGCCGCTCGGGCGCCGCGGTGGAGGGACTCGACGGTCTCGCGAACGGGGTCGCCGGCGCCGCCCCCGCCACCCCGCCCGTCCGCGCCGCACCCGGAGACGGGTCCATCACCGGCATCGCGGCGGCGATCCCGGGCGCTGCCACGGCTTCAGACCCGGCGGCGACTCCGGACACGGCAGCGACTCCGGGCACGGCGACGGCCCCCAACGCAGCGACGACTCCCGCGCCGAGGACGGCGAGCAGCGGCAGCAGGCCGAGCGCGTGCAGGAATCGGGGCGGACCCCGCCGGGACGGATCATGCCGAGGGGCGCCCGACCGGGGCCGCGCAGCCGACGGCGGGGCGGGCCGGAGCGCGGGGCGCCGGGACGGGAACGATGGGAGCATGCTCCGAGGCTCGCCCGCTCCGTCGCGCACGGGAAGCGCCGGACGCCGATCCGTGGAGGACACGCCGCCGCCCCGCTCCGCACCGCGGCTGTGGACGGAGTGACGCGCGACCGCGCGACCTATTCGTCGAGCGCGAGCTCCTGGGGCAGGGAGAACTCGCGAGCGGACAGCTCCTCGACGTTCACGTCCTTGAAGGTGAGCACGCGCACCGACTTCACGAAGCGGTTCGCCCGGTACACGTCCCACACCCAGACATCGGTCATCGCGAGTTCGAAGTAGAAATCGCTGCCCGCGTCCTGCCGCTTGAGGTCCACCTCGTTCGCGAGGTAGAAGCGCCGCTCGGTCTCGACGACGTAGCGGAACTGGCTGGCGATGTCGCGGTATTCGCGGAACAGCGACAGCTCGGCCTCGCGCTCGTAGTCGTCCAACTCGTCTTCGTTCATCCCCACCATCCTACGCCGTCCGGGCGCGGTGCTCCTCCCGCGCCCCGACACCCCGGGCCGGATTGACTTATTCGAACAAATCTTCGAATATGGCTGCATGATCCTCCCCGCGACCGTCGCATCGCTGCAGCAGCGCATCTCCGAGATGCAGCCACTGCGGCTCGACGACCGCGCCATCCCCACGCCCGAAGGGCTCAGCCCGCTGTTCGCGGGCGGCTCCCTGCGCGCGGGGGCGAGCTACACGGTGCGGGGCTCTCAGCAGCTCGCTCTCGCGACGCTCGCCGCGGCATCGGCCGCCGGCTCGTGGTGCGGGGTCATCGGCTGCCCGACGTTCGGCGCCGAGGCGGCGGCGGCGCTCGGCATCGCCCTGGACCGGTGCGTCCTCATCCCGGATCCGGGAGCGGACGGCATCGCCCTCGCCGGCGCCCTCAGCGAGGTGCTCACGATCGTGCTGCTGCGCCCGTCGGCTCCGCCCGCGCACGGCGCCGTCGAACGGCTCTCCGCCCGGCTCCGCGAGCACGGCTCCGCGCTCGTGGTGGCGGGCGAGTGGCCGCGCCCGGACGGCGCGCTGCGGATCACCGGCTCCCACTGGCACGGGCTCGACCGGGGGCACGGGCTCCTCGAGGAACGGGAGCTGACCGTGCAGTCGCGCGACCGCCGCGGCGTCCGCACCCATACCGTGCGCTTCGCCGGGGGCGCGCTCCGATCGGGCCCGGCCTCGGCGGGTGCCGCTATCAGCCGACTGGTGCCGCGATGAACGCTGCGGCGGCGACGGGAGCAGCGGCAGCGGCGACGTCCGGGGGAACCACGTCATCCGGGGCGTCCGCGGGCGCGCCGGAGCGGGTGATGGTGTTCTGGGTGCCGGACTGGCCCGTGCACGCCCATCTCCGCGACCAGGCGGAGGAGACCGCGAGCGCGGCGGCGCCCCTCCGGAGCGCCGCGCCCGCACAGCGCGGAGCCGCCGATCCGGTGCCGCCCGCGCGGGCCCCGGTGCCCCCGGTGCCGCCGCTCGCGCTCGTCGCGCAGCATCGCGTGACGGCCTGCTCCGCGAGCGCGCGCGCCGCGGGCGTCCGCGTCGGGCAGCGCGAACGCGACGCGCAGTCGACCCTCCCGGCGCTCGAGGTCCATCCGCACCGGCCCGAGGTCGACGCGCGCCGCTTCGCTCCGGTGCTCGCCGCCCTCGAGGAGCGCTTCCCCGGCATCGAACCGCGCCGGCCCGGGCTCTGCGCGCTCCGGGCCCGCGGCCCCGCCCGCTACTACGGAGGCGAGGAGTCCGCGGCGCGGATCCTGCAGGCCATCGCCGCGGAGCTCGACCTCCCCGGGGCCCGGGTGGGCATCGCCGACGGCGTCTTCGCGGCGGAGCAGGCGGCTCGCGCCGCCGCGGACGATCCGGGGGTCGGCGCTCCCGCCGAGGGGGTCAGGATCGTGCCCCCGCACGGCTCCGCGGCGTTCCTCGCGGAGCTCCCGGTGTCGCGCGCGAGCGACGCCGGCTTCGCCGAGGTGCTCCACGGCCTCGGCATCCGCACGCTCGGCGCGCTCGCCGCGCTCCCCGAGGACGCCGTCAGGCAGCGCTTCGGCGCCGAGGGGATCGCGGCCCGTCGTCGCGCCTCGGCCGCCGGCCCGGTGCACGGCGCGGAACTGCGACCGCGGACGCCCGCCAGGGACTACGCCGTCGAGCTCGTCTGCGAACCGCCCATCGACGCCGAGGAGCAGCTCTCCTTCGCCTGCATGTCGCTCGCCGAGGCCTGCATCGGCGGCCTCGCCGAGAGCGGCCTCGTGTGCACCGCGCTGCGCATCGAACTCACCGACGACATCGGCGTGCGGCACGAGCGGGAGTGGGCGCACCCCCGGAGATTCTCGGCCGCGGATGCCGTGGGGCGCATCCGCTGGCAGGCGGCGGCGATCGCCCGCGACCCCGAGCGCGGCGGCGCGGGCATCGCCCGGGTGCGGATCGTGCCCGTGCACACCGACCGGGCGGCCGCGCACGAACCCGGGCTGTGGAGCACCGAGCCGGACGATCGCGTGCACCACCACCTCTCGCGCACGCAGAGCCGCCTCGGCCACACCGCCGTCGGCACCGCGCAGCTCAGCGGCGGCCGCCTCCTCGTCGATCGGCAGCGCTTCGTCCCCTGGAGCATCGGCCGCACGCGGGCGCGTCGGGCGCGCGACTCGCCGGCGGCCCCCTGGCCGGGCGCGATCCCCGGTCCGGCGCCCAGCACGGTCTTCCCCCGCCCCCTGCCCGCCGCGTTGCACGCCGCGGACGGCGCCCCCGTCGGCATCGACGCGGACGAGCTGCTCACGGCGGATCCGGCGTGGCTCGGCGTGGCCGGCGCCCGGATCGACTCCCCGGTGCAGCACTGGTCCCGGCCGTGGACGATCCGGGAGCGCTGGTGGGAGGGCGCCCCCGAGCGCTTCCGCCTGCAGCTGCAACTCGCCGACGGCGACGCCTGGCTCCTCATCCGCACGGCGGACGCCTGGCTCGCCGAAGGACGCTACGACTGACGGGCGCATCCGGAGCTCGGAGACCCTCTCCCGCACCCGCGATCCCACGGAACGGAGGACGCATATGAGATGGACCAACCCCCCGCTGCCCTGGCGGGAGTTCGAGCGGAAGCTCTCGGCGCCCCCGGCCCCGAGCGCGATCCCGGGTTCGAGCCCGAGCACGACCCCGAGCCCGCCGCGGGCGGCCGCCGAGCCCGCACCGCGGCCGCCCGCACCCCGGGACCGCATCGCGGAGGCCCGGAAGGCCGTGCCGTACGCGGAGCTCCACGTGCACTCGCACTTCAGCTTCCTCGACGGAGCCTCCTCCCCCGACGCGCTCTACACCGAGGCCGCCGAGCTCGGACTCGCCGGGATCGCGCTCACCGACCACGACGGCTTCTACGGGGCCGCCGCCTTCGCCGCCGCGGCCGACGCGGCAGCCGAAACCGCGGCAGCCGAAGCCGCGGATAGGGCTGCTGCCTCGGCTGGAGAGGCCGAAGCCGCAGCAGCCGATGCCGCGGACGCCTCCCGAACCGCGGCCGCCGCACTCCCGCTCACCGTCTACGGCGCCGAGCTCTCCCTCGGGCTCGACGCCCCGCAGCTCGGCGTCGCCGACCCTGCGGGCACCCATCTGCTCGCGCTCGCCCGCGGCCCCGCCGGATACCACCGGCTCTCGGGAGCGATCACGGAGGCGCAGCTCGCCGGCGGCGAGAAGGGCCGCCCCGTCTACGACCTCGAGGCGCTCGCCGGCGCCGCCGACGGCTCCTGGGCGATCCTCACCGGCTGCCGCAAGGGCGCCGTCCGCCGCGCTCTCGCCCGAGCCTCCACCCGGGAGGCCGGGGAGACCGCGGCGCTCGCGGAGCTCGACCGCCTCATCGCGCTCTTCGGGCGGGAGAACGTCCACGTCGAGCTGACCCACCACGGCCACCCGGGCGACGACCCGATGAACGACCGCCTCCTCGCGCTCGCGGCGGCCCGCGGACTCCCCGCCGTCGCGACCGGCAACGTCCACTACGCGACCGCCGCGCAGGCCCCCCTCGCGGAGTCGATGGCGGCGGTGCGCGCCAGACGCAGCCTCGACGAGCTCGACCCCCACCTGCCCGCGAGCGGCGCCGCCCACCTGCGCAGCGGCGCCGCCATGCTCCGCAGGTTCGCCCGCACCCCCGACGCGATCGCCCGCACCGTGCCGCTCGCCGAGGAGCTCGCCTTCCCGCTGCGGGCCGCCCGCCCCCGGCTCCCGAAGCTCGACGTGCCCGCGGGGCACACGCAGATGAGCTGGCTGCGGCGGCTCGTGGAGGAGGGCGCCGCGGCGCGCTACGGCGCCGCTCTGAGCGATCGCCACCGCGATCGCCTCCGCCGCGAGCTCGCGGTCATCGAGCGCAAGGACTTCCCCGGATACTTCCTCATCGTCCACGACCTCGTCCGGGAGGCCCGCGAGCGCCGCATCCTCTGCCAGGGGCGCGGCTCCGCCGCGAACTCCGCGGTGTGCTACGCGCTGCGCATCACCGAGGTCGACTCCGTCTTCTACGATCTCCCCTTCGAGCGCTTCCTGTCGAGCCTGCGCGACGAGGAGCCCGACATCGACGTCGACTTCGACTCCGAACGGCGCGAGGAGATCATCCAGTACGTCTACGACGCCTACGGCCGCAGGAACGCCGCGCAGGTGGCGAACGTCATCAGCTACCGGCCGAAAGCCGCGATCCGGGATGCGGCGAAGGCCCTCGGCTACAGCCCCGGGCAGCAGCGGGCGTGGACGCGCGGGC from Leucobacter allii carries:
- the dprA gene encoding DNA-processing protein DprA; the encoded protein is MTPGGRPARAVRADGELRERLIRLLPGGAASGSAPGAVSPGVASPAELPQPDADALLAHLVWSRLVEPGDGVAGALIDALGAAESLELVASGTGAARLCAIAADGASGGDGAAGATGMTGAAGVTGAAGAAGADVFGGPGGSRARGTADADAPEDDAPGPLTPARVRAGLGRWLPRLSRAASLEDMDRGIAAGLRFVSPGSLFWPDSLQDLGPHAPLGMWIRGEPELLAAFSLAVVGARACTGYGAHVTAELVDGVASAGVAIVSGAAYGVDAVAHRTALACGAPTVAVLAGGADRPYPAAHAELLQRIGASGLVCSEMAPGSAPTRWRFLQRNRLIAALARATLVTEAGVRSGSLNSAGHTAELGRMLGAVPGPVTSAASAGCHRLIREYGATLVTNAAEARELLGLAEDDALFGLGLDGRAPSRGRDAPRSVVPAPHPRRSAGPAPPDGGARHPTATSEPAAQPPPRQPALHRRIIDALPLRGSRRTEEVGRLAGVDARSANGALAELELLGYVARRETPEDGETGWALLRRE
- a CDS encoding tyrosine-type recombinase/integrase yields the protein MHLVSAIAAFLDAVRLEYGYSTHTVRAYRRDLEDFLAFAEGTGGGSAAEVEAGTGDSPSAGGGPDAANDPGSVSGPDPVSGPGAMGGGDAPAGLEVSACDLELMRAWLWQRQQRGLAPTTLARNVATLKSFGSWLERRQLVPGNPASRLRAPKAPRELPRVLADGQMTRLLDRVARRAADGDPEALRDLAVLELLYAAALRVSELCTLPIAGLDRRERTVRVLGKGGKERVVPLGGPAARAIERYLVEGRPILAARAATQGTGAARPDAPLFLGNRGGALGTNAVYRLVARELADEPGGGPRGPHTFRHTAATHLLDGGADLRIVQEMLGHASLSSTQVYTHVSTERLAQSYRQAHPRA
- a CDS encoding YraN family protein; this translates as MSHTVPPRDRPGRARIALGAHGEELAARFLAARGFEIVDRNWRCRAGELDLVARDAGTLVGVEVKTRSGSGYGHPLAAITARKALRLRRLLYEWVRAHEEHPERLRLDAVGITLGPGAPRIEHLAGIS
- a CDS encoding M23 family metallopeptidase, whose protein sequence is MAAPGIAAAMPVMDPSPGAARTGGVAGAAPATPFARPSSPSTAAPERRWTPPLGRALDVVGPYRAPPHRYGAGHRGIDLAAHPGEIVVAPVAGTVSFSGVVVDRPVLSLRVDRDTVVSLEPVRSALAAGDAVSAGETVGIVAASGHCDADCVHLGVRVAGEYANPLRYFRYRPVLLPWDG
- a CDS encoding DNA polymerase Y family protein produces the protein MNAAAATGAAAAATSGGTTSSGASAGAPERVMVFWVPDWPVHAHLRDQAEETASAAAPLRSAAPAQRGAADPVPPARAPVPPVPPLALVAQHRVTACSASARAAGVRVGQRERDAQSTLPALEVHPHRPEVDARRFAPVLAALEERFPGIEPRRPGLCALRARGPARYYGGEESAARILQAIAAELDLPGARVGIADGVFAAEQAARAAADDPGVGAPAEGVRIVPPHGSAAFLAELPVSRASDAGFAEVLHGLGIRTLGALAALPEDAVRQRFGAEGIAARRRASAAGPVHGAELRPRTPARDYAVELVCEPPIDAEEQLSFACMSLAEACIGGLAESGLVCTALRIELTDDIGVRHEREWAHPRRFSAADAVGRIRWQAAAIARDPERGGAGIARVRIVPVHTDRAAAHEPGLWSTEPDDRVHHHLSRTQSRLGHTAVGTAQLSGGRLLVDRQRFVPWSIGRTRARRARDSPAAPWPGAIPGPAPSTVFPRPLPAALHAADGAPVGIDADELLTADPAWLGVAGARIDSPVQHWSRPWTIRERWWEGAPERFRLQLQLADGDAWLLIRTADAWLAEGRYD
- a CDS encoding DUF2469 domain-containing protein, which codes for MNEDELDDYEREAELSLFREYRDIASQFRYVVETERRFYLANEVDLKRQDAGSDFYFELAMTDVWVWDVYRANRFVKSVRVLTFKDVNVEELSAREFSLPQELALDE
- a CDS encoding YifB family Mg chelatase-like AAA ATPase encodes the protein MSGLVCRAAAVALSGLSGTAVMVEAAVSQQLPGMAIIGLPDTALAEAKLRVRTATAQLGLPLSDRFLTVNLSPASLPKHGSGFDLAIALAALAASRQLPAERLAGIAHIGELGLGGELRRPAGLLSAVIAARGLGFSRVMVPASGGGEAALVPGIEVVAVADLTAAVAWYRGGAVAAPPATARPGRTTAPGSAPGGRAPGESGAPDAPLPDLADVVGQEEAVEAIVIAAAGRHHLSLSGPPGSGKTLLASRLRTILPELGDEESLEASSIASLGGAPLTGLIRIPPFESPHHTASQVSIIGGGSGAEIRPGAITRASHGVLLLDEAPEFSRHVLEALRQPLESGVIDIHRARVRTTLPAKLQLVLTANPCPCGNAGAPDTALQCRCSPSTRVRYQQRISGPLADRLDLRLTLHRVARTLFAAGSAPALTSASAGERVAAARSRALERLRGTPWRVNAEVTGAWLRSPRARLPRSDTAVLDRAIERGALTARGYHRTLRIAWSIADLAGRERPGRDEVAQALVLRGGGPS